TGCGGCCACCCTTGCGGACCCCGATTCCCGTATACGCAGGAGCGCAATCCGGGCGGTTGGTATTTCCGAAGACCCCCTCTGGTGCTGGTACCTTGCAACACTCATCACCACACAGGACTGCACCATCCGGCATGCAACCACTGCTGCACTGGGTAAACTGGGCCCTCCCGCAGTACCTCTCCTTGAAAAAGCCCTGATGGACTCATCCGGCCGTGTGCGCCATACAGCGGCGAAAGGACTCGGGAACAGTGCACTCACGTCTTCCATTCCCGCTCTTGCCGCAGCGCTCGCAGATACCGACCCGGACGTACGGGAGGCGGCGGCGTGGTCACTCCACCGTATCGGCAGACCGGCAACGACAGTGCTTATCCGGGCCCTCTCTCATCCTGACAACAATGTCCGGCGCATCTCAGCAGACAGCATTGGAGAGATGAAAGAAGAGCGCGCAATTCTCCCCCTTCTCCGGACGGCAGCATCCTGGCCGGACTCACGGTGCCGTGCCTTCACGGCACTGCGGCGTATCGGCGCCCCCTCAGCCCTCCTTATCTGCACAGCCATTGCAGATGGGACCATATCTCCGTCTCTTGCAGAGAACGCCCTCACGTCCATCGGCCTGCAAGCAGTTGACGTTCTCTGCCTCGCCCTCTGGAACCCCGATGCCACGGTGCAGCTGACAGCGGTTTCGTCACTCATCAGAATCGAGGAGAACAAACGCAAACCGCACTGTGTCTGTGATTATATCGGTCCCATTCGGGTGCAGAGGCGGGTGGGCCCTCCGCAGCCCGGTCTGGGTTCGCGTCTTGCCCCGGCGGTGCCGGCCCTCATCATTCTGCTCCGTCATACCGACCCGGCCCTTCGCAGGCGTGCGGCGGAGGCGCTGGAATTGTTCATAGATACCCCACCCGCACAGACAAATTGAAGTGCAGGCCGGAGATTACGTACAGAGGAACGAACATTATGCCAGTCCATGACATCAGGATCATCAAACCGGGCAGCATCCTCATCGA
Above is a window of Methanogenium organophilum DNA encoding:
- a CDS encoding HEAT repeat domain-containing protein, yielding MAISPEAEETLRRLERTGDREIIQTVMMMIETEMIQDMGEMVHLLMKSEWENRHSLNTTGQALVALGAEAVPACIEAFSDACWGMCFELQRILTVIGPSAEPLLITALKSPDPRVRGYAAETLGEMRAEAALPDLRALFTDPERSVRREASRAIGMMAHTPAGSTLIAATLADPDSRIRRSAIRAVGISEDPLWCWYLATLITTQDCTIRHATTAALGKLGPPAVPLLEKALMDSSGRVRHTAAKGLGNSALTSSIPALAAALADTDPDVREAAAWSLHRIGRPATTVLIRALSHPDNNVRRISADSIGEMKEERAILPLLRTAASWPDSRCRAFTALRRIGAPSALLICTAIADGTISPSLAENALTSIGLQAVDVLCLALWNPDATVQLTAVSSLIRIEENKRKPHCVCDYIGPIRVQRRVGPPQPGLGSRLAPAVPALIILLRHTDPALRRRAAEALELFIDTPPAQTN